Proteins encoded within one genomic window of Arachis ipaensis cultivar K30076 chromosome B08, Araip1.1, whole genome shotgun sequence:
- the LOC110265351 gene encoding RING-H2 finger protein ATL64-like, whose amino-acid sequence MMGSGTNLVTTVIGFGMSATFIVFVCTRIICGRIKGSVESRMMYEIESRIDIEQPEHHANDPESEPVMLDAIPTLKFNQEAFNAIEDTQLVICLADYREREVLRIMPKYGHTFHLSCIDIWLRKQSTFPVCRLPLKNSSEVKHVRAATFTMSQPLDESHKNRPISMLLLILMLVQRVGGCNTRTDF is encoded by the exons ATGATGGGTTCAGGTACCAATTTGGTTACCACGGTCATTGGGTTTGGGATGAGTGCCACTTTCATTGTGTTTGTGTGCACAAGAATCATTTGTGGGAGGATCAAAGGGAGTGTTGAATCTCGCATGATGTATGAGATTGAATCCAGGATTGACATAGAACAG CCAGAACATCATGCTAATGACCCTGAATCCGAGCCTGTTATGCTTGATGCAATCCCCACTTTGAAGTTCAACCAAGAGGCCTTCAATGCCATTGAAGATACACAGTT GGTCATATGTTTGGCAGATTACAGAGAAAGAGAAGTGTTACGCATCATGCCAAAATACGGTCACACATTTCATCTTT cttgCATTGACATATGGCTGAGGAAACAATCCACTTTCCCGGTATGCCGTCTGCCGTTGAAAAACTCATCCGAGGTGAAACATGTTAGAGCTGCTACATTTACCATGAGCCAGCCTCTTGATGAGTCGCACAAGAACCGACCGATATCAATGTTATTGTTGATCCTTATGTTGGTTCAGAGAGTGGGAGGTTGTAACACAAGAACTGATTTTTAG